A stretch of DNA from Gemmatimonadaceae bacterium:
GCGCGATCAATGCCGGGAGCGCCTGGGTAAACAGAATTGAGGTCTTGGCCGTGATCCCCCCGAAGACGCCGGCGATCACCACACAGACCAGGAAGAAGAGCTTGATGTCGCGCCGCCCTTTCCAGATTCCCCAGATTAGGCCGGCAGCCAGAAAACCGTTGTACAGCCCCTGATTCATTGCTAGCGTTGCGGATGAGGCAGAGACTTCCGGTGTCATCGAGAAGATCTTTCGACCAACCGGGTGATCCCAGAAAAACATCTCGAGCGTCAGGAATCCCATGTGACAGAGCGCCACCAGAGCCGTCAGCAAATTTGCGATAAGCTTCATGATTCCTCCTCCACGTTATCTTTCCTCCACTGAGGTTAACCCCATAACCCGGAAGCCAAACACTGAGATCCTTGATTCCAAATCAGGGATTCTCGATATTAAGGCAGTCAATTGGAACTATATTAGAGTCAGGGTAGTGGTATCTCTTCAGATCTACGTGTCTCATAGCGGAGGATACGGCAAGACAATCCACTAAACTACACGAAATCTCACTAATTATTCGTGTTTTGCCTTTAATAAACTCGCTGGCGATGAAGCGCGAGCCGTCCGTCTGGCCGATTTCATAAATCGTGAGTATGTTCGGATGATTGAGAGCGGAAACCGCCTTTGCTTCTTGCACGAAACGGCGGATACGTTCGTCGTCTTGCG
This window harbors:
- a CDS encoding DUF1304 domain-containing protein is translated as MKLIANLLTALVALCHMGFLTLEMFFWDHPVGRKIFSMTPEVSASSATLAMNQGLYNGFLAAGLIWGIWKGRRDIKLFFLVCVVIAGVFGGITAKTSILFTQALPALIALACVLLATREDGN